The following DNA comes from Cucumis sativus cultivar 9930 chromosome 7, Cucumber_9930_V3, whole genome shotgun sequence.
ATGGATGCAATGATATACAATTGAGATGTAAAACTGTGAGCTTTTCTTATACCTATTTTGTCATGTACactgttttttcaaaatttcttcgGACAACAGTGAATGAAGAAGCTGTTGCAACCGGCCAGCCCCGAGGCCTGGCGTGAACACAGAATCGTTTCCACGTACCGAGCACGGGTCAGCACCGCCTTCCGAGCTCCCGATACACCATCCCCCTGGAGAAAATCTGCTCGTTCTGCCAAGCAGTTCTTTATCTATCTTGTCCAAGACGGAATCATCCTTGGCAAACTTTCGAGCAAATGGGGCATTGCTATTCACCATTTTATCAAAGTCCTTCATTGTCAAAGAGAGTGGATGTTGCTTTGGAGGATTGTCCCAAGCAATGTAATGGAGGTCATGGCTTACTGCAGTGTGTCTAAATTCGTCGTTATTGCAGATTACAGTGTGAAAATAGCCCTCGGGCGATGAGAGAAAATTTGTGTAGTACATGAGGATGGTTCGTGGGAGATTATCCCATCCCAATATACAATACTCAACGAATGATCGTGTCAGCATTACCCATGCCGAACCTACAAATATAACATAGGAAACTGAGTTCTAAGAACTAAAAGTTCAGATATTTGAAAGGACTCTAAACAAAGCTAGTCAACCCAAAATACTTGTCCATCAAAAGCTCTTTCCCATTAGCATTTGTAAGGAACTTGTCCATCAAACAAGTTCCTTACAATATGTTCCTTACAAACAAGTTCCTTACAATAGCTAAGCAAACAAGTTCCTTACAAATGCTAATGGGGTTACGCATGGGAATTTCTCGAAATTTACAGTCAAAAGATTCTAGGGATGTCAATTAATAATCTATTTagtatcaaattttgtttgatcgTATAACATGGCTAGTTTGTTCAACTTAGTCTACAActgaaccaaaaaaataaccttctaaatatggaaaaaattaACCTTGTTGCTCAGTTACTATACATCGGAGAACAATTGCACCTACGTGCAGATTAgtacatgaaagaaatgatatGCATACTAACCTGTAAACAACTTGAAGGATGTTGGAAGTGAGCGTCTTTGAGTTGTCCAAGCAAGTTCCGACTTTTTGGATAAGTAAAGACCTGGATCGATGATGATTGGTTTCGCTCGGTGACTCCTGAAATGATATATAGATGTTGGTTATCATAACATGGCATGCTTATAATTACTAgatcagaaaaaaaaaaaaaaacttcaaggcGTTAACTACTACATACAATTTCCACCCCGCAATCTGCGAATGctcaataaaattgaaatttctaGTCAAGTTGGAAAACACATGAAGCAAATCTGCACGTTTGAAGAGAATTTGATCACATGGAAATATATTCATCAATAGGAAATGGAAAAGATGAACTGATCATAGAAGTATAGAACAAGTGCACTAACCATCTTGTGTCATCAATGGATAATCTGAAGcacttaaatttataaaccagTCCCAATCCAGACTCTCCTTCAACAAAATCGATATTGCTTGAAGCGTGCAAGCAATCATTGTAGGACCTTTATATGTAACCAAATTTGATTGAGCCATTACACGCACATTCTCTACCTCATTGAATGTTGAATCAGCCTTCACTAGATTCGTCAGCTCCAATCTTTCTCGAGGTGGAGCCTCCAGATCCATGTGCAGAACATATTGATTTCTTGGGTGATATACAGCCTGCAAAGTCCTCATCATTCTCCGACTGTCGCCTTTTGTACCCGAAATTAGATAGGCTAATCTTGGAGGTTCCATTTTCACAACaccatttgtttctttcaatgAACTTCTTAATTCAGGCTCAATGAAAAAACCACTCGAATCCTCCTCTTTTACAAACGAAACAGCATCCAATGGCAATGGCTCATCACTTTGTGAAGGAATAAACAACCCTAAAGTAGCTGTTAGAAGCAGGGTAACTGAAATGAGCAGACTTGCAAAGAACGGAACAATCCATTTTCTATCGCTGAACATCCTTCCTGAATGAGAATTCATGTTCTTCCTCATCCATGACGGATTTAAAAAGCCACCCACATTCGCTTTACGCCCTATCATTCCGAAAAATGCACTTAACCTCAGATTGATAACTCGCACAAAGCTACTATTTCTGTCACTCACTCCTCTGCCAAAATCTCCAATGCTGTTATTAAAGCGACCAACAACAAATTGGCCAGAATCCCAACTGGCCTCGtgtaaaaagaagaagaaagaatggaaATCATTCGAAGTATATTCTAATATTGCTCAGAAACAATCAAAACAAGCTCAAAAGAGAAACCCATTTCATGTAATCAACGATCTAGCCACAAACCAACGGGAGAAATTTAAGAGAAGTAACTCAAATAAACGGCAAGCAAGTAAATAGAATTAAGCCGAAACGCCCAATGAATCGAAGTAACAGATAACGGCTAGATTTCCTCGAACAAAGTCAGATCTAAATCGATTGAAGTAAAGTACAGAGGAAGTAGCAGGGAAACGGTGGGACTGTGAGCTTGACAGAGCTCATAAGggaagggaagaaaaagaaaagcaatagAGGGGGAAatgaaaaggagagaaaacaGAGAGAATCCTAACTGGGTATTTAGAGAATGAATCagaaaggggaaaaagaagaagagagaggtGAAATAAAATGGGGTTGAAGAAagtgaaaagagaagaagtttGGAATGGTGAATGTGCTGAGTTTGATGGATGAGAAACAGTGGGTGATCGGCGAAAGGAAGAAAGGGAAAGGTAGGgcaagagaaaaagagagtgaaaatggagaagaaagaggTGACCGTGTACAGAAAGAAATGGGCGATTGAGTGGATTTGGTTTTTGCTTCAAATGTTGgcaaaacatgaaaaataaataaataaagaacacAGTGTTTAATCAATttgttcaaagaaaaaagaagagcaaatttaatttttaatttttggtggcaataaaataatcaattttatttttatttgtttttatcttttcctttAACTTCCCCACGCTTCACTTAAGCGCGTTTGGTTCACCCCCAATATACCccattataaatttgtaatatttagttttggttttgaaaaagttaCTTAAATGTAAACAATGAAACTAGTAAATAAAAGTGATATTACCTTATTAATTTGTAGAAACTAAACAATTACCAAATACGACATTAATCTtttgtgtatttattttgGCAACTTAAACATATAGGTAGGTGGTTGTGAATATTTGGTGAGTACATACTAAAtgtcaaaataaatacatttaagagaaaatattgttttttttatttaaaaaaaaaaaacttcactagtcatttaaaagttatttaaactTGGTTATTTAGATCATAATTAATCTAAATAATCCataaattatgaattatttaGATTAAGTAAAGTTTTAATCTAATTTCTAATggagatgaaattgaaaattgaaaatcatatCAACCAAAATTGAAGTTAAGCCAAAACTATAGcaaccaaattcaaattaaacttaaaccaattaattaaaaactttgCGTAGATCATGAAACGTAATTTGTAATctaacatattttttcaataatcatATATTATGTGTATTTATTGAAGTTAATGAAtgacaaaatggaaaatatagTAGAAAGTATTTAATTACGAAAGCAAATTGACAcctacaaaaaaagaaaatgacgtatgattttttcaaacttgaaTTGTCCTATAATACCAAATGTTGGAGTTGGTGTtcttaaacaataaataaaaaatttcatttaggGAAATTGGTAAATTTAAAGCTCTTTATTTGATTGGTATACCAAAaccaaaagtatatttttaagacaccgaaagaaagaaagaaaaaatgaacacaAACATTAATTgaaggttttttctttctttctctctctctctctttttttttgtttgaattgattaaatatatagagagagagggtTGGGGGTGTCGGTTGCTCTTGAGCCCCTAAAGTGTTTTGACTTTATATTAACTACTCCAAATTATTCACTTTACAATCAAAACCACATACCATAccccatttttctttattctatctatacacacacacaacaaACAATGGCCATTATACCCATTATTGAAAGCCCACTGACACCAttagcattttttaaaatacaatgtaGACGATGGATGTGAAAGACTAGACAGCAAACATCAAAATTCTTTCAACACCACTCCAATGGGAAAGATCTATCATTAATAGCGCATACCAAGGGTGTCCACACTCCACCACCATTTTTAAGTTCCTGTAGAAGAGCAAAGCAAGACCCTCTCCCTCCAAAGCATCAATCTCCCTCCGAAGCCATTCAGCAGCCGCACCAATAAGAGTTCCATACACCATTCATCACCCACTTCCAACAAGTGAGTCAAATGATTTGAATTCAACTCAAATGTCAATAACcgacaaataaaattttgaaatattattgcatggtctattagtgatagactcATATTCTTGATAAACTGTCGATCACTTATAAACTTTAacagattttgttatatttataattttttaaaaaatattgttatatatttaattattttgaatctaatggttatatttgtaataaaatatattcaattagGTCATGGGTTTATGGtaggttttgaaaaaaaatattaatattatttcaactaaaataattacaaactaACTAGCTCTAAGGTATATTTAATAGttagaaaggaaaattgtcaaaaataaaatatttacatccatacaaaaattaaatgtttaattttgtcttttaatagttttattccgtaaatagtttgttaattttttatattttttaaaaactctaccaaaattgtaaaaatactGTGACTAAAATGTGTTAAATATAACACATATTAAAGTAGAATAATGAAAAGTAGTATTTTAAAGTAAGATATGCTATACAAGAAATCTATCCTACATAACTCAGTATTGAATCCTTGTGAGCTCTTAAACTTgcctttcaattttctttggtgcatctttctttttctattaatttttagttcttaaaaaagcccatttttcatgtttttaagTGTACCAAATGAATCAAACTTTTGATTTGTGTATAAACTTTTTACGACActaattatgaaattatgTTTCGAATCAAACCTCTACATATAATGAGTGAAATTTGTCCGTGTAATAATTCTTATACGTGTCTAGACTTATTCAAATGTGGGACGAATGAAATCgacaatt
Coding sequences within:
- the LOC101203375 gene encoding beta-glucuronosyltransferase GlcAT14B; protein product: MIGRKANVGGFLNPSWMRKNMNSHSGRMFSDRKWIVPFFASLLISVTLLLTATLGLFIPSQSDEPLPLDAVSFVKEEDSSGFFIEPELRSSLKETNGVVKMEPPRLAYLISGTKGDSRRMMRTLQAVYHPRNQYVLHMDLEAPPRERLELTNLVKADSTFNEVENVRVMAQSNLVTYKGPTMIACTLQAISILLKESLDWDWFINLSASDYPLMTQDDLLHVFSNLTRNFNFIEHSQIAGWKLSHRAKPIIIDPGLYLSKKSELAWTTQRRSLPTSFKLFTGSAWVMLTRSFVEYCILGWDNLPRTILMYYTNFLSSPEGYFHTVICNNDEFRHTAVSHDLHYIAWDNPPKQHPLSLTMKDFDKMVNSNAPFARKFAKDDSVLDKIDKELLGRTSRFSPGGWCIGSSEGGADPCSVRGNDSVFTPGLGAGRLQQLLHSLLSEEILKKQCT